From the Helicoverpa zea isolate HzStark_Cry1AcR chromosome 26, ilHelZeax1.1, whole genome shotgun sequence genome, one window contains:
- the LOC124642855 gene encoding uncharacterized protein LOC124642855 gives MSIIAVKCIPQKWNLGYVVKMFSKVINGRFEALNFQSKSRTQKSKTCYLRLSDKLDPVQVVENINSAVYPYQFKPMALIPDHVPDIPLAAKPKKVPQKLRKSLKLKADDTPDKVITITKFEIIAEMQAKYPGLYDLSRKTNHTLLEDIAKKVHERIQVIGENNPETLESCFKLSQHYRRAHPHFGDFQLVLSTLHAHEDRTNQPRTQLLEEELAAVKHNKHTIDTLPHEQVQKVVYKYSDRIIKKVTEHVNNLKSEVMEGDTEDEIVRKKVREELKKMAPFLPLIVKQVVTKHFVPQRTGYQRMRIYGEPFLPSKETMAPFVRRYQPVRVNRSERVYNLLRFYVPPAHVASLLAMDGTVLNGAKLIIRTCDLPAYKVSAALAGTEGAGLHEDNIEEENEDWSDMMQV, from the exons ATGTCTATTATAGCCGTAAAATGTATCCCACAGAAG TGGAACCTAGGTTACGTCGTAAAGATGTTTAGTAAGGTTATTAACGGTCGTTTTGAGGCCCTCAACTTCCAGTCTAAGAGCAGGACACAGAAATCGAAAACCTGCTATCTGCGTCTATCTGATAAACTGGATCCAGTGCAGGTTGTTGAGAACATCAACTCGGCTGTCTATCCTTATCAGTTCAAACCGATGGCGCTCATTCCGGACCATGTACCTGAT ATCCCCCTGGCTGCCAAGCCTAAGAAGGTGCCACAAAAGTTACGCAAGTCACTTAAGCTGAAAGCAGACGATACACCTGACAAG gtaataacaataacaaaatttgAGATTATAGCCGAGATGCAGGCAAAGTACCCGGGCTTGTATGATTTAAGTAGGAAGACCAACCATACTCTACTGGAGGATATTGCTAAG AAAGTCCATGAGCGTATCCAAGTAATCGGTGAAAACAACCCGGAGACTTTGGAGTCATGCTTCAAGCTGAGCCAGCACTACCGGAGAGCTCATCCTCACTTCGGAGACTTTCAACTGGTGCTCAGCACGTTACATGCTCACGAGGATAGAACAAACCAGCCACGGACACAGCTGCTGGAAGAGGAATTGGCTGCCGTGAAACACAACAAGCATA CGATCGACACCCTGCCGCATGAGCAGGTGCAGAAAGTTGTCTACAAATACTCAGACAGGATCATCAAAAAG GTGACAGAACACGTGAATAATCTCAAGTCTGAGGTGATGGAGGGCGACACTGAAGATGAGATCGTGAGGAAGAAGGTCCGAGAGGAACTTAAGAAAATGGCGCCTTTTCTACCGTTG ATCGTGAAGCAAGTGGTGACCAAACATTTTGTTCCCCAAAGGACAGGATATCAAAGGATGAGG ATATACGGTGAGCCGTTCCTCCCGTCTAAAGAGACGATGGCGCCCTTCGTGCGTCGCTACCAGCCGGTGCGCGTCAACCGCTCCGAGCGCGTCTACAACCTGCTGCGCTTCTACGTGCCGCCCGCACATGTCGCCTCGCTGCTGGCTATGGATGGCACTGTGCTCA ACGGAGCAAAACTAATAATTCGCACATGCGACTTGCCTGCATACAAAGTATCGGCGGCTTTAGCCGGCACCGAGGGCGCGGGTCTTCACGAAGACAATATAGAGGAGGAAAATGAAGACTGGAGTGATATGATGCAAGTTTAG